A stretch of Primulina tabacum isolate GXHZ01 chromosome 13, ASM2559414v2, whole genome shotgun sequence DNA encodes these proteins:
- the LOC142523243 gene encoding uncharacterized protein LOC142523243 — MSLLWEKSQTWRWLVTKTRDSRPFFFAFATVCGVVPGVIGYCVMQFTNSSNPELEAKLRNSARPDSVMMGKVNQERLAEFLGELKRKENTNDRYVAALKGETLTRNPYVRIQSVPKQIGSEVQEKQK, encoded by the exons ATGTCGCTACTGTGGGAGAAGAGTCAAACGTGGAGATGGCTAGTGACGAAGACGAGAGATTCCAGGCCCTTCTTCTTCGCATTCGCCACCGTGTGCGGCGTCGTTCCGGGAGTTATTGGCTATTGCGTTATGCAGTTCACCAATTCGAGCAACCCTGAACTCGAAGCCAAGCTTCGAAACTCAGCCCGACCGGATTCCGTG ATGATGGGTAAAGTTAATCAAGAGCGGCTGGCAGAGTTCCTTGGGGAACTGAAGAGAAAAGAGAATACAAATGATAGATATGTGGCTGCTTTAAAAGGGGAGACGCTGACAAGAAACCCATACGTGAGAATTCAATCAGTCCCGAAGCAAATAGGGTCTGAAGTTCAAGAAAAGCAAAAATAG
- the LOC142522909 gene encoding E3 ubiquitin-protein ligase RGLG4-like — translation MGNLFSVIRKWSRTAGDRVARRGGSQKGNLSYGYIPDYYKTLDEVTQALKEAGLESSNLILGIDFTKSNEWTGTKSFNNRSLHAIGDIPNPYEKAISIIGKTLAPFDEDNLIPCFGFGDATTYDLEVFSFHNNNSPCHGFEEVLACYRRIVPHLQLSGPTSYGPVIDAAVDIVERSGGRYHVLVIIADGQVTRSVDTSDGKLSPQEEKTINSIVDARKHPLSIVLVGVGDGPWDDMKTFDDKLPNHGFDNFQFVNFTAIMEKTISSSGKETAFALAALMEIPIQYKAAMAFRLLGHVTGEAKKINPKPPPVENTGVARLPARQPSKISAAAQNDQNQACPICLTNRKDLAFGCGHMTCRECSTRLSNCPICRQHITSRIRVYT, via the exons ATGGGTAATCTGTTTTCTGTGATTCGCAAGTGGAGCCGTACTGCCGGCGATAGGGTAGCAAGAAGAGGGGGATCGCAAAAGGGGAACTTAAGCTATGGATATATTCCTGATTACTACAAAACCCTTGATGAG GTCACTCAGGCCTTGAAAGAAGCGGGTCTCGAATCATCGAATCTGATTCTTGGAATCGATTTTACAAAGAGTAATGAATGGACAG GGACGAAATCATTCAACAACCGTAGCCTGCATGCAATTGGCGATATTCCTAATCCATATGAAAAAGCCATATCCATCATTGGCAAGACTTTGGCCCCATTTGATGAAGACAATTTGATTCCTTGTTTTGGTTTTGGGGATG CAACTACATATGATCTTGAAGTGTTTAGCTTCCACAACAATAACTCTCCTTGCCATGGCTTTGAAGAAGTTTTAGCCTGCTACAGAAGAATAGTTCCACATCTGCAATTATCAG GACCGACATCTTATGGACCAGTAATAGATGCTGCAGTAGACATAGTTGAAAGAAGCGGTGGAAGATACCATGTTTTAGTTATTATAGCAGATGGCCAG GTTACAAGAAGTGTAGATACAAGTGATGGAAAACTCAGCCCTCAGGAAGAGAAAACCATAAACTCTATAGTCGATGCAAG AAAGCATCCTCTCTCCATTGTTCTTGTTGGTGTTGGCGACGGACCCTGGGATGACATGAAAACATTTGATGATAAGCTCCCTAATCATGGATTCGACAATTTTCAG TTTGTTAATTTTACGGCAATTATGGAAAAGACTATCTCATCCTCTGGAAAAGAGACTGCATTTGCTCTTGCTGCACTTATGGAGATACCCATTCAATACAAAGCAGCTATGGCATTTCGTTTACTAGG CCACGTAACTGGTGAAGCAAAGAAAATAAATCCTAAGCCACCACCAGTGGAAAATACTGGTGTGGCTAGGCTTCCAGCTCGACAGCCCAGCAAAATTTCAGCGGCTGCCCAAAATGATCAAAATCAG GCCTGCCCAATTTGCTTAACCAATAGGAAAGACTTGGCCTTTGGCTGCGGACATATG ACCTGCAGAGAATGCAGCACAAGATTGTCAAATTGTCCCATTTGTCGTCAACATATCACAAGTCGGATCAGGGTATATACTTGA